The sequence CCACGATGGCGTCGTCCACCACGACCCCGATCGCCAGCACCAAGGCGAAGAGCGTGATCAGATTGATCGACAGCCCCAACACTTGCATGAAAAAGAAGGCGCCAATCAACGAGACGGGCACCGCCAGCGTCGGAATCAGCGTGGAGCGGACATCCCCGAGGAACATGTATACCACGAGGGAGACCAGCAAGAAGGCTTCCAGCAGGGTGTGCAGCACCTGCTCGATCGAAGCGTCCAAGAACGTCGAGACATCGTAGCTGATCGCGAAGTCCATGCCCGGCGGGAACGCTTCCTTCTTGATCTCCTCGAGCTTCTCTTTGACGTTCTCGATGACGGTGGCGGCATTCGTACCGGGGATTTGTTTCAGCACGATGGCCGCCGAGGGGTGGCCGTCCATGTCCGAATAGACGTTGTAGTACGAAGGGCCGATTTCGATTTGGGCCACATCCTTGAGCCGCAAAATCTGGCCGTCGGGGTTGGCCTTGAGGATGATGTTTTCGTACTGCTCGGGCTTGTTGTAGCGGCCGACCCAGGTAAGCACGTACTCCACGGTTTGCGAAGTCCTACCGGTCGCCTGGCCCAGGCGGCCGGGCGAACCGATCATACTTTGTTCTCTTACCGCCTGCATGACGTCGTCGGACGAGACTCGATAAGCGCGCATGCGCTCCAGATTGAGCCAGACGCGCATGGCCATCGCGCGGCTGCCCAGGATATTGGCGCTGCCGATGCCGCGAACCCGCTTGACCTCGGGCACCACGTTGACGAACGCATAGTTGTACAAGAAATCCTGGTTGTGCCCCGGATCGGTGCTGTAGATGTTGACGTACATCAACATGCTCGTCATCTGCTGGAGCACGACGATGCCTTCCAGTTCGACGATCGGCGGCAAACGCTGTTTGACGGTTTGAATGCGGTTTTGCACATTCAAGACCGCGATGTTCGGGTCGCTGCCGGGCTCGAAGATGATCAGGATCGTCGCCTCGCCGGCGCTGGTCCCGGCCGAGACCATGTAGCGCATGTCCTGCACGCCGTTGATCGCCTGCTCGAGAATGACCAGCACCGAGTCGACCAACACGTTGGCGCTGGCGCCCGGAAAGGCGAGGGTCACGACCACGCTGGGGGGCGCGACGTTGGGGAATTGCGAGATCGGCAGGGTTTTGATCGACAACCCGCCCAGGAACAGAATGATGATCGAAATGACGATCGCCAGGGCTGGGCGGCGGAGGAATTGCGAGAACATTGGGGTGGGGACAATCCGTTTTGCTTCAGGTGCTGGCTGCCGTTAAGCGGCGGTTACTCCGCGTGGTATTTCAGGTTGGAAACCACTTGCTCGATTTCACGATCTTCGTATTTCACCTTGTCGCCGTCGCGCACCTGGCGAATGCCTTCGAGCACGATCTTGTCGCCGGTGCCGACGCCCTGTTTGAGCACGAAGAGATCATCCAATTCGTTCTGGACTTCGATCTCTTGCTGGTGCGCGATGTTGTCCTCGTCGATGACGTACACGTACCGCTTTTGCAGCACCTCGAACGTGGCTCGTTGCGGAATGAGGATCGCGTCGTTTTGCACGCGGCTGATCAAGATGGTGCCCGTCTGGCCGTGACGCAGCAAACGATCCGGATTCGGAAAATCGGCGCGGAACGGGATATTGCCGTTCTCGTTGTTGAAGTCGGCTTCGATGGCGCCGATCTTGCCGATCTGGTCGAACTTCTTGCCGTTGGCCAGGACGAGCTCAACTTTCAATTCATGCTTGTGCTGGTTCATTTCAGCCATGTATTCGAGATAGCGGGCTTCGGGGACATTGAAGTACACCCACATCAGGCTATTGTCGGACAAGGTCGTGAGGATTTCGCCTTCTTGCACCAGGCTTCCCTGTTGATGCTGGAGACGATCGACGATGCCTTCGAAGGGCGCCTTGACCGTGGCGAAATTCAACTCGGCCTTGGCCAGGTCGGCCTTGGCCTCGGCCTTGGCCAGTTTGGCCCCAATCAGGTTCACTTCGTTCTCCGACACGACCTTCTTTTCAAACAGGCTCTTGGTGTAGTTGTATTCCAAGCGAGCCAGGTTGGCCTCGGCCACCTCGGCATCCGCCTTCTTCTGGTAGAGGATGGGGATCACGCGGAACAGCAAATCACCAGCATTCACTTGCTGGCCTTCCTTGATGGTGATCGCCTCGAGGTACCCCATCTCCAAGGCGCGGACCTTGATGTGCCGCTGCGAATGAATCTGGCAGACGTACTGCTGGATCAGCGTGATCGCCTTTGACTGCGGGTTGGTGGCCGTGATCTTGTGGGCTTCCTCGTGGTGTTCCTCGTGATGCGAGTTGCACGCCGACAGACAGAGGGAAACCAGCGCCAAGTTAACGGCGAGAAGGGACGAGACTTTCATGGGGCTTTCGCTCGTGGTTTAGTCGTTCAGGTCGCGATCCGGATGGTGTCGCGTGGCGAGTTCACAACTGAGGTATAGGACACCCGCCCAATAACGCAAGTATTACTTTTATTCGGCCGTTGAACCAATACAAAAAAAGGTGTGAAAATATATTGAAAAAGACTATATGTTCATAGTTATCACCCAATCGGCATCAATAGATTAAATAA comes from Planctomycetota bacterium and encodes:
- a CDS encoding efflux RND transporter permease subunit; this translates as MFSQFLRRPALAIVISIIILFLGGLSIKTLPISQFPNVAPPSVVVTLAFPGASANVLVDSVLVILEQAINGVQDMRYMVSAGTSAGEATILIIFEPGSDPNIAVLNVQNRIQTVKQRLPPIVELEGIVVLQQMTSMLMYVNIYSTDPGHNQDFLYNYAFVNVVPEVKRVRGIGSANILGSRAMAMRVWLNLERMRAYRVSSDDVMQAVREQSMIGSPGRLGQATGRTSQTVEYVLTWVGRYNKPEQYENIILKANPDGQILRLKDVAQIEIGPSYYNVYSDMDGHPSAAIVLKQIPGTNAATVIENVKEKLEEIKKEAFPPGMDFAISYDVSTFLDASIEQVLHTLLEAFLLVSLVVYMFLGDVRSTLIPTLAVPVSLIGAFFFMQVLGLSINLITLFALVLAIGVVVDDAIV
- a CDS encoding efflux RND transporter periplasmic adaptor subunit produces the protein MKVSSLLAVNLALVSLCLSACNSHHEEHHEEAHKITATNPQSKAITLIQQYVCQIHSQRHIKVRALEMGYLEAITIKEGQQVNAGDLLFRVIPILYQKKADAEVAEANLARLEYNYTKSLFEKKVVSENEVNLIGAKLAKAEAKADLAKAELNFATVKAPFEGIVDRLQHQQGSLVQEGEILTTLSDNSLMWVYFNVPEARYLEYMAEMNQHKHELKVELVLANGKKFDQIGKIGAIEADFNNENGNIPFRADFPNPDRLLRHGQTGTILISRVQNDAILIPQRATFEVLQKRYVYVIDEDNIAHQQEIEVQNELDDLFVLKQGVGTGDKIVLEGIRQVRDGDKVKYEDREIEQVVSNLKYHAE